A window of Helicobacter pylori genomic DNA:
AAACGATTCATTGAAAAGCCAAGCTTAGAAAAAGCGATAGAGTTCCAACAAAGTGGGGGGTTTTATTTCAATAGCGGCATGTTTGTTTTCCAAGCGGGCGTTTTTTTAGAGGAATTGAAAAAACATGCCCCTACTATTTTAAAGGGGTGCGAAAGAGCGTTTGGATTATTAGAAAACACGCATTTTTTTGGAAAAACGATCGCACGCTTGAGCGAAAAGAGCATGCAAGATTTAGAAGATGTGAGCGTTGATATAGCCTTAATGCAACAAAGCCATAAAATCAAAATGGTAGAATTGAACGCCAAATGGAGCGATTTAGGGAATTTTAACGCTCTTTTTGAAGAAACGGCTAACGGATCTAAAGAAAATGTCAGCTTGAATCAAACGCCCATCTTTGCCAAAGAAAGCGATAATAATTTAATCTTTTCTCATAAAGTCAGCGCGCTTTTGGGGGTTGAAAATCTAGCGATCATTGACACTAAAGACGCTCTTTTAGTCGCTCATAAAGACAAGGCTAAGGATTTAAAAGCTTTAGTGGGCGAGATAGAAACGCACAACCAGGAGTTGTTGCAAACGCACACTAAAGTGTATCGACCTTGGGGGAGTTATGAGGTTTTGCATGAGAGTGGTTGCTACAAGGTTAAGATTTTAGAAGTCAAGCCAAACGCTAGGCTTTCTTTGCAAAAGCATTTCCACAGGAGCGAACACTGGGTGGTGATTAGCGGGATGGCGAGCGTGGAATTAGCCCACCAGTCGTTTGAATTGCAAGCCAATGAATCCACTTATATCCCTAAAAACACCTTACACCGCCTGGCTAATTATGGCAAAATCCCTTTAATCATCATAGAAGTCCAAGTGGGCGAGTATGTCGGTGAAGACGATATTGTAAGGGTTGATGATGATTTTAACAGACAAAATCCAACGAAATAAAGGACAATAAGGACAATCATGAAAGAAAAAATCGCTTTAATCACTGGGGTTACCGGGCAAGACGGGAGCTATCTGGCTGAATACTTGCTGAATTTAGGCTATGAAGTGCATGGTCTAAAAAGGCGTTCTTCTAGCATCAACACTTCTAGGATCGATCATTTGTATGAAGATTTGCACAGCGAACACAAAAGGCGTTTTTTCTTGCACTATGGGGATATGACGGACAGCTCTAATCTTATCCATTTGATCGCTACCACAAAGCCCACAGAGATCTATAATTTAGCCGCTCAAAGCCATGTGAAAGTCTCTTTTGAAACCCCAGAATACACCGCTAACGCTGATGGTATTGGCACGCTAAGGATTTTAGAGGCCATGCGGATTTTAGGGCTAGAGAATAAAACACGATTCTATCAAGCCAGCACGAGCGAATTGTATGGCGAAGTCTTAGAAACCCCGCAAAATGAAAACACCCCCTTTAACCCACGAAGCCCCTATGCGGTCGCTAAAATGTATGCTTTTTACATCACTAAAAATTACAGAGAGGCCTATAACTTGTTTGCGGTTAATGGCATTCTTTTTAATCATGAGAGTAAAGTAAGGGGTGAAACTTTTGTCACTCGTAAAATCACCCGAGCCGCAAGCGCGATAGCGTATAACTTAACGGATTGTTTGTATTTAGGGAATTTAGACGCTAAAAGAGACTGGGGGCATGCTAAAGATTATGTGAAAATGATGCATTTAATGCTCCAAGCGCCCACTCCGCAAGACTATGTGATCGCTACAGGAAAGACTACAAGCGTGCGCGATTTTGTGAAAATGAGTTTTGAATTTATCGGTATCAATTTAGAATTTCAAAATACAGGGATTAAAGAAATTGGTTTGATTGAAAGCATTGATGAAAAAAGAGCGAGCGCTTTAAATCTAAACTTAAGCCATTTAAAAACAGGCAAAATCGTGGTGCGTATAGATGAGCGCTATTTTAGGCCTACTGAAGTGGATTTGCTTTTAGGCGATCCCACGAAGGCTGAAAAAGAGCTAGGCTGGGTGAGAGAATACGATTTAAAAGAGTTAGTCAAGGACATGTTAGAATACGATTTAAACGAATGCCAGAAAAACCTTTACTTGCAAGAGGGGGGCTATATTTTAAGGAATTTTTATGAATGAGATTATTTTAATCACCGGTGCTTATGGCATGGTGGGGCAAAACACGGCGTTGTATTTTAAAAAAAATAAGCCTAATATCACTTTACTCACCCCTAAAAAAAGCGAATTGTATTTATTGGATAAAGACAGCGTTCAAGCTTATTTGAAAGAATACAAGCCTACAGGCATTATCCATTGCGCCGGGAGAGTGGGGGGCATTGTGGCTAACATGAACGATCTTTCAACTTACATGGTTGAAAACTTGCTCATGGGCTTGTATCTTTTTTCTAGCGCTTTGGATTTGGGTATCAAAAAAGCCATCAATTTGGCGAGCTCTTGCGCTTATCCTAAATTCGCCCCTAACCCTTTAAAAGAGAGCGATTTATTGAACGGCTCTTTAGAGCCAACCAATGAAGGCTACGCTTTAGCCAAACTCTCTGTGATGAAGTATTGCGAATACGTGAGCGCTGAAAAGGGCGTTTTTTATAAAACTTTAGTGCCTTGCAACCTTTATGGCGAGTTTGACAAATTTGAAGAAAAAATAGCGCACATGATACCAGGGCTTATTTCCAGGATGCACACCGCTAAATTAAAGGGTGAAAAAAATTTTGTGATGTGGGGCGATGGGACCGCTAGAAGAGAATATTTAAACGCTAAAGATTTGGCTAGGTTTATCGCTCTCGCTTATGAGAATATCGCTCAAATCCCTAGCGTGATGAATGTAGGCTCTGGCGTGGATTATAGCATTGAAGAGTATTATGAAATGGTCGCTCAGGTTTTAGACTATAAGGGCGTGTTTGTTAAAGACTTGTCTAAACCAGTGGGCATGCAGCAAAAGCTTATGGATATTTCCAAACAAAAGGCTTTAAAATGGGAATTAGAAATCCCTTTAGAGCAAGGCATCAAAGAAGCGTATGAGTATTATTTGAAGCTTTTAGAGGTTTAAATTCAAGGCTCTTATAAGGCTATAAAACGCTTTACTATTAGGCGTTAAGCTAGCGTTTTATGATATGATGATTGCAAATTCGTTTTAAACAAGTTTTAGCTATAGGGTTTGGTTTTTGTGCGTTTTGCTTTCAATTTCAAGCGTTTTCAAAAAACAAGGCGTGTTGGCGTCCTAATTTTTCATAAAGAGCTAGGGAGTGGGGGAAAGTGGGGGCTTTTTCTATGCGACTCCTTATCGCTTGCTTTATATGAAAAATAAACCCCAAGGGCTATGACAATAACGGGGAATGAAAGGTTTTATGACCCTTATTGGTTTGGACTTTAATTTTTAAATTGTAGTGTCTGTTTTAGATTGTTAGTTGGTTTTTATTTTGAAAAACCCCAAGTCCCTTTATCTGTCTCTATACTAACTTCTTTGATATGCGGGCAACGAAATGGCAGTACATAAAATTTATGGCTATCACCAAATCTTAGCGTTTTATTGATCTCGAAATAATAAGATCCATCATTGTTATAACAATTCCCACGATTGATTTTTGCACTCAATATAGTGATATTATCAACATTGGAAATGATGTCTATCCAGTGAAACTGCCCCTTTCTAAAGCAAGAGGCCTCCTAACTAAAGCGTCCCAACAAACGCTAACCAACGGACACTAACATGAAAAGCTTTGCTCTTCAAAGTCTGCATGGACATTTCTTGCCCTAAAAAGACTGGAGGTATTTGGCTATCTTTTAGTTTAAATATAGCCTAACGGCTATGCGCTTGCATCTTCTCGCTCTAAAGAACAGAGTTTTTCGTGCGGTTAGGATAAAGATGGTTCATAAAAGTTACTTCAATCTCTACTGGTGGTTTTTCATAGGGTGTTTCTTTTATCTTTTCTACACCATTACCATTATACCCAAACAAAACCATAGCAAGCCCAAAAACGATCGCCAGCATTAAGCTCGCTCTTTTTACCATACCCACCACTAAAACCCTTTTGTTGCAAGTTTTCTCAAATAGTGAGTATAGTAGACTTAGACTTAGCTTAAGCGGACTCTAAACCATTTTTAGGGCAGGCTTAAAACGATTAAAAAATGAGCGTGTTAGCAAATCCTAGGCAACAGCTCGCCTTCTGGCATTTCTAAGATCCTTTCAAAACCCCATGCGTTCTTTAAAACCACGCTAGGATAAGGGCTTTCAAGCACTTCGCCGATAATGCAAGCGTTTTTAGCTTGTTCGTTATTTTTTAAAATTTCTAAGGCTTTAGGGGCGTCTTTTTGATTGAGCGCTAAAACAAACACCCCCTCATTAGCTAACGCATAAGGTTCTAGCCCTAAAATCTCGCAAATCCCTTTAGTTTCTTCTTTTAAGGGGATTTTTTCTTCTTCTATGATAATTTTCACTTTGGAGCTGTTCGCCCATTCGTTCAACACGCTCGCTAAACCGCCCCTAGTCGCATCTCTTAAAGCATAAATTTTGAGATCGCTTAAAAATAAGGGTTTTACTAAAGGATAAAGCAGTTGGCAATCGCTTTCTAGATTCGTTTTAAGCTTGATTTCATTACGCATCGCAAACAGGCTTGCCCCATGATTGGCGATAGTGTCGCTTATGATAATGGCTTGCCCTTGTTTTAAATGGCACGAAGAAATCCCTGTTTTGATGATTTTACCAATACAAGTCGTGTTGATAAAAAGCTTATCCACGCTCCCCTTTGGCACGACTTTAGTGTCTAGGGAGAGGAGTTTTAGGTTGGCTTTCAACAACTCTTTTTGCATGGATTGCAAGATTTGTTTTAAAAGAAGGATTTCCAAGCCTTCTTCTAAAATAAAACCGATATTCAAATACAAAGGTTCGCCCCCTTGCATGCTCACATCATTCGCGCTCCCGCAAACACAAAGCTTGCCTATATCGCCTCCATTAAAAATTAAAGGCGTGATGACAAAACTATCCGTGCTCACACAATATTCCCCATTGGCTTCAAATTTAGGGGCGTCTTCATCAAATGCGCTAATCAATTCTTTCAAATAGGGCATAAAAACCCGCTCAATCAAGGCGTTTGTTTCTTTCCCGCCATTCCCGCATGCTAGAGTTACGCTATCCATTTTTATCCTTTTTATCCTTTTTTGATGATTGTAGGGTTAAAATACGCCATTAAAGCTTGACCGACCGCAATACTGCTATCGTTAGGGGGGAAATGTTTGTGGAAAAAATACTTCCTTTGAAGCGTTTTGAATCGTCTGGCTAATTGTTCGCACAACAATTGGTTGCAAAACACCCCCCCACTGCACACCACAATATGTTCTTTAAAAGGCGCAATCAAAGCGGTAATGATTTCTATTAAGCTGTTAAAAAATTTCTTAGCGATGTGTTTAGGCTCTAAAATATCCAAATCCTTTTCAAGCGCTTGATAAAATTCTTCCAAACCCACCACGCTGTTTTTGATTTTAAAAGGATAAAACGCGCTCTCTTCGCTCTGTAAGGCTAAATTTTCTAAAACCTGCCCGCTCTCGGCTTCAAAACCAATCGTTCCCACTGCCCCTAAACTAAACGCCACTATATCAAACAAGCGGCCTATGGAATTGGTGGCGACGCTTTGAATTTTTTTGGCATGCATTTGTTTAAAAATTTCTATTTCATCTTCTTTAAAATGTTTTTGAACGCGTTTTAAAAGCTTGTTGAGTTGGTGTTTTAAAGAAATTTCTAAAACCAAGCGTTTAGGATCTTTAATCGCTTTTTGCCCCCCTAAAAGCAAAAATTCTTCAAACCTGGCCATCTCTTCAATGCGTTCAAAATCCCCCACAAAACACTCCGCCCCATAAATCTTATTGTCATAAGCCCCACTCCCATCCCAGACAATGCCTATAAAGGGATAGTTTAAGCTTGGGTCTTGCAAAAATGCATCCAGCATGCTCGCTAAAAAGTGGGCATGGTGGTGCTGGACTTGCAATAAAGGCGCATTAAATTCACAAGCCATTTTAGTGGTGGTGTAGTTTTTATGCTCATCGCACGCTAAGAGCGTGGGTTTAAAATCGTAAGCGTTTAAGAAAAAATTTAGGGTTTCTTTAAAATGTTTTTCATTTTCTAAAACGCTCAAATCCCCACAAAAAGGCGAGAGTAAAAGAACGGAAGTTTCGCTATCCAACAAACTAAAATGCCCTTTTTGCTCCGCTCCAAGCGCTAAAATCTTTGTTGGCGCGTTATGAGAGCGTTTAGGGAGAGTGAGGTAAAGGGGGGCAAACCCTCTAGCCAAACGCATGGGGCGAATGGTATTGTCCACGCATTGCGCGATACTATCATCAATCCTGTGAATGATGGCACGATTGTGCGTGAGCTTAAAATCAAAAATAAAATGAAAACGATCCAACTCTTTTTCATCGCTCGCTAAAGGGAGGGAGTTGCAATTCGCGCTCGTGAATACAATAGGGAAATTTAATAAATCCAATAATAAAGCATGCAAAGGGGTATATGGCAAGATGATGCCATAAAAGGGGGAGTTTTTGGCGATATTAGGGGCTAATTGTGCATTAGGTTTTTTGTGCGCTAAAAGGATGGGGGCGTTAGCGGATCTTAAGCTTTCGCATTCTAGTTCATTCAAAAATGCATGCTGTTTGGCTGTGTTTAAATCTTTAAACATGAGTGCAAAAGGCTTTAAGGGGCGGTTTTTTAAAAGCCGTAATCTTTCTATGGTTTGAAAGTTTCTCGCATCGCACACCAAAGCAAAGCCTCCCAAACCTTTAAGAGCGATGATTTTACCCTTTTGAATGTCTTTAGCGCATTCTAAAAGCGCATCATCATCGTTTAATTGCTTATAGTTAAGCGTAATGCCGCACTTTTTGCAGCTTATGCCTTGGATATGGAATCGTTTGTTAGTGGCGTCTTTATAGACAAATGCACAAAATTCACAGAGCTTGAAAGGTTTTAAGGCAGAGTTTTCTCTGTCATAGGGTAAGGCGTTTAAAAGGCTGTATCTTGCCCCGCATTTCGCGCAAGAATTGAAAGCGTAATGAAAATAGGGGGAATTTTTGTCTCTAATCTCACGCAAGCAATCATCGCACACGCCTAAATCTTTAGGGATTTGACTGAGCAAATTTAAAGGGTGGTTCTTGCTTTCTAAAATCCTAAAATCATTAAAATTTAACGCCTTATCATAGGGGCTGATAATGATTTTTTCAACCAACGCTAAAGGGGGCAACTCTTTTTTGAGAGCGTTTAAAAAAGATTCTGTTTTTTGAGTGGGCAAGACGATTTCTAAAGCCGCTTGAGTGTTACGCACAAAGCCTACAAGCTCTAATTTTTGAGCTAGGGTATAGATAAAAGGGCGCATGCCCACGCCTTGAACCACGCCAAAAAGCGTGATTTTATTCAATAAAGTTGCATCGTTACACAATGCAAGCTTCCATGCTGTTTGATTAGGGTGTTGCAATCAATCCCTATTACTTCTAGGGGCGTGTGTTGTTTGAAAGTTTCTAAAATGAGCGCGTCATTAGGGTCGTTGTAAGTGGGAACGATGAGAGCGTTATTGCACAATAAAAAATTCACGTAAGTTGCTGGTAGGCGTTGGTGGTTTTCATCAAAAATGGCTTTGGGGATTTCTAGGGGGATGAGTTTATAAGGCGTGCCATCAAGTTTTTTAAAGGTTTTTAATTCTTCTTGCATTTTTTTTAAAGCATTGTAATGTTCATCATTTTTGTCCTCGCATGCGCTATAAACAATGGTGTCTTTATCCAAAAAGCGAGCGAGCGTGTCGGTGTGGCTATCGGTATCATCGCCTTTTAAATAGCCATGAGAATACCATAACACTTGTTTAGCCCCTAATTCCTTTTTAAGCATTTCTTCTATTGCATGTTGATTCAAATGGGGGTTACGATTTTTTTCTAACAAACATTGGGTGTTGGTTAAAATACTCCCAGCCCCATCGCTCTCTATGCTCCCGCCCTCTAAAACATAGGGCATCGTTTTTAAAGGGTGTTTTAAAAGCCCTAAACTTTTGAGTTTGAAATTCACCAAATTGTCCAAATTAGACGGGTATTTCAACCCCCAGCCATTAAAACCAAAATTCAAGCATTCTAAAACGCCATGATTTTCAATGCTGATCGCTCCAAAATCCCTAGCCCATGTGTCGTTAGTGTCAATTCTTACGATTTCCACGCCGGGCAAGTTTTTAAGCGTCTCATAACCGATAGTATCGCTCGTATGGACGCACACTAACACTTTAGCATGTTTGGCTATGGTTTGAATGATGTTTAAAAAGCTCTCTCTGGCTTCTTTAATGCAATACGCCCAATCGCCAAACTCATGGGGAAACGCCATGAGAACCGCTTGGATTTTTTCAAACTCCGCTAACATTCTTTTCATTAAAAATCCTAATAAGGTATCATTGCAAGCAACTATAACACAATCTCATTCAAATAGCGTTTTTAAAACAAATTCAAACGCTTTTGTGCGATTTGAAAATATTCTTTTTCTAATTCTATGCCGATAAAATTTCGCTTTAAATTCTTGCATGCTAAGCCGGTGGTGCCGCTCCCCATAAAAGGATCTAGCACGAGATGATTGGGGTTTGTGTGGATGGAAATGATTTTTTCCATTAAGGCCAGGCTTTTTTGCGTGGGGTGTTTGACTCTTTCAGTTCCGCTCACTACGGGGCTTTTTAAAATCAGGGGGCGTAAATATTTTTCATTGTTGGGTTTGTTAAACACCCATTTAGCTTTCTTTTTAACCGCCCATAGGGCAAATTCCGTGTCTTGGACATAACGCCGGTTAAGGTTTCTTGGCATGGGATTGGTTTTAACCCACTGGATAAAGTCTTTAACTACAAAGCCGTTTTCTTCTAAAAAATCAGCGATATAGCTCATAAACCTGTAAGAGCAAAAAATAACCATGCAGCCGTTTGGATTGACTAAGGGGGCATAGCGTGTGATCCATTCTAAAAGCTTGAAATTTTTATCCCATTCCCCAAAATCTATACCCTGTCTTTTAGCGCTCTTTAGGGTAGAAAAATTATTTTTAACCGAAATATTGTAAGGAGGGTCAGTGATGATCGCATCCACTTTTAAATTTTGTTGGTAAAAATCCTTGATGATTTCAAAAGCGTTAGCGTGATAAATTTGTATCATTTTCTTAAGCTTTTTAAGATCGCTTTGCCTAAAGCTAGGGCTAAAAGAGGAGGCACAGCGTTACCGATTTGCTTGCAAACGCTTGTTTTATTGCCATAAAAAATATAGTCATCGCTAAAACTTTGTATCCTAGCGGCTTCTCTGGGCGTGATAGAGCGGTGCAATTCAGGGTGGGAGTTGGTGCCATTGCTTGGAGTGTCAAAGCGTGTGTCTATGGTAGGGCTGATTTTATTCCAACTCAAACGCCCCCATGTGCTTTTAAATTGTTGTTTGCCATGCAAATTTTTAGGCAAGCATTCTTTGCCTTGCTCTTTATCAATGAGCTTTAATTTTTCTAAAGCGCTTTGCGAGTGGTTGGTGGCTTGATGGTTGTATAATTTAGGGCTATCTTTTCGCATTAAAGCTTGATAATTGGATTGGATAGGGTTTAAATAATCGCTTTCAAACGCCCCCTCATTAGAATGAAGATAAGCTAAATCGCTTATCGCCTCTTGAACGCTCACGCTTTGAGAAGGCTCTAAAAGATCAAAATCAAAACTAAAATGAGTAGCCCCAACAATAAAAGCCCTCTCCCTACTTTGAGGCACGCCATAATCTTTAGCGTTTAGGATTTGATAGCTTAATTGATACCCTAAAGCGTTCAACCTTTCTTTAATTTCTTCTAAAAAATAGCCTTTAGCGCATGAGATTAGGTTTTTCACGTTTTCAATGATAAAAATTTCTGGTTTTATGGCTTTCACTATTTCTATATATTCTAGGAATAAGAAATTTCTAGGGTCTTTTAGCCCTAAATTTTTCCCTTTATTAGAAAAGCCTTGACAGGGAGGCCCGCCAATGATCATGTTGATTTCTAGCTTTTTAGCCAGCTCTATAACTTTTTCTTTAATGTCAGCTTGAGTGATGTCCCCACAAATACCCACAGCGTTTTTATGGTTGTTTTCAAAAGTATTTAGGGCTTGTTTATCGCAATCTAGCCCTATTAAAGTGCTAAACTCTTTTAAGCGCTCTAACCCAGCGCTAAAACCTCCAGCCCCACAAAACAAATCTAAGATTTTATAATTCATTTTAAGTTTTCATAAACTCTGTTAATAAGCGTTAAAAAATCATCGGTTTCAAAACGCAACAAACTCTAAATTGTCTTTATTGCGTTTTAAAATCTTTCCAATCAATTCTTTTTGAAATTCCTCTTCGCTAGCCCCTTTTTTAAAGCCCTATGACAAGTGGGGCAGAGCTTAGCGAGGTTTTCTAAAACATCTAATTCTTGGTTTTTGCCCAAAGAAATCGCATGGTGTATTTCGGTGTAGTAGGAATCAGGATTTTGAGTGATTTTATATAAAGGCCAAGAAATAAAACTTCTTTCTTTAATAGGGTAGTCATCATAACATGCACTGCAAACATTAGGCGTTGGAATGCGATAAAAATTGATGATTTGGCTATCTCGCCTAAACTCCTCACTTTTTTGAATAAACCCTAGCTGCTCCCTTAATTTTTCAATGCTTTTGTCGTCCAAATCTTGCTGATAGATATTTTTAAAATAAAAATGAACGCGTTCTATAAAACCATTACCACGATATTCTGTTCTTGGCGGGTAACTTAATTTGTAATACCCATTATCATAAATAAGAGGCGTGTTAAAAATACGATCAGCGATTTTCTTTTTATAGGGGTTAAACAAACCGATATGGTATAAATACCAATCCAAATCAATCCTGAATTGAGCGTTTCGTTGGTGAATGCCTTGCACATGTTCAGGTTGTAATTCCCTGAAATTAAAATTCAATACTTCGCTAGGGATATGGAAAAGATCGATCAAATAATGGAATTTTTTAAACTCTAAAGGGCTATGAAAGAAGTAATCTAAAGTTAAAAAATTTCGCTGCGTATCAATACTGCCCCTGCTTTCAAAAAAGCCGCTTAAAAAGAGTTTTTGATCGGGCGTCATTGAATGAGAGCGGCTAAAAAAGTCGTTGTCTATGAGCGAGTTTAAAAGTTTCTTGTAAAAAGAGTTTTCATCTAAATTTAAGTCGTTTTCTAAAACAAAAATAAAAGTTCCTTTAATGTTTGTAACGCTCTCGCTATTGGATTGCCAAATTGGATGCACGCTTAAAATATTAAGAGCGTTTAAAACTTCTGGCTTACTTTCTTCATAACCAACGATAAATTTTGAAGCCTTGTAAGAACACACCCCATAAATACAACCATTTTTGATTTGAAAACGGCTCAACAACACCCCCAAATTAAAGGGGTCAATGGCGTTTAAAAAGCGAGAAACAAGCATATAGAGCGATAAAATAACCTTTCATTTTTTAAAAGGATTATAAAATAACGCCCATTAGTTTTTGTTTAAAGGGTTTAGGATATTGTTAATAAGGTGTGTTTTAAGAAAGACCAAGGTAAACTCTCTAAAAAAAAGAACTTTAAGTTAAAAGACTTACGATATTGAATAAGTGCATAATTGGATTTCTTAGGACAAAATTTGAGAGAAATAGCGTTGACTTTTCAAAATAGCTAAAATGCTTGAGCTAGTGAGCTATATTAGTTTGGCTATAAAGACAACTCGTATCAAGCTTTATTGGAATGGATATGAAAAATCCGCTTAAGTTATTTGACCCAATACAATCTTTAAAAAACAAGGAAATCATAAAAATTTTGAGAAACAAACAAGTCTTTTGTTATTGTTTCAAGCTTATTTTTGCAAGCTTGGATAGCCAAATCGGAATTATCAATACCTATAAATTTTCGTTGCAATAAAAACGCAGATTTTAAGGTTGTTCCAGAACCACAAAAGCAATCTAAAACAATACTATCCTTATTAGAAGAGGTTTTAATGATCAAATCTAATAATTGAGCGTTTTTTTCTGTGGGGTAACTTGGATATTGTGGGTCTTTAAATTCCCAAATGTCTTGGACTCTTCTGCCAACTTGCTCTAAGGCATAAATTTTTTTTCTAGGGTTATTATTATGAGAATATTCAATCAAACCTTCTTTGTCCCAACGCTCAAGCGTGGCAATATCAGTGCGCCAATGCCGCCCTTTTGGAGGTAGCATGCCTTTAAATGCCTTAGAACATTCGCCATTTTCCACTTCTCCTGGAGCATGTATTGGAACGGTAGTGTAACGCCTTTTATCTTTGTCAATTTTAGGGAATCGTTTTTCTAAATCTTGTGGCGTATAAGGGATCTTGGGTTCGTTAAAAATGGGATTTTTTCCTTTAGAGTAAAATAAAATCATATCTTTTATGTTACCATAGCCTATTCTTTTAAAATTTTTAGGATTGCATTTTATGCGTGTGATTTCATTTCTAAAGTTTTGTATGCCAAATATTTCATCTAACATTACCTTAACATAATGTCCTATCTTATAATCTGTATGCACATAGATAGAGCCTTGTTCTGAAAGCAATTCTTTAAGCAATACCAAGCGCTGCTTTAAAAATTCTATAAAATCCATACCCACTACTTTGTCGCTATAAGCAATATCGCCATTCTTGGAATTACTGATTGTGGTTGCTCTACCATTTGTGATAGTAAAATGATTGTTTGTAGCAAATGGAGGGTCAATATATATTAAATCTATTCTTCCTTTTAGGTTTTTATCATTTAACAAAAAAAGTAGAGCGATTGAATTTTCTGCTTGTATTAATAAGTTTTGCATTTCTCTCATTCAAATTTGATATAAAAATTCTCGTAACACTAATGCACTCATAATATTATAGTTTTTATAAATAGTATCTAGCAATTTACGCATTTTATTATTGCTTTCAATATATAACACGCCATCTAAAATAGCCACTTTAATTGCTTTGATATTGGGTGTTTCAATTGTGCTAATAGCGTCGTTAAATTGAGCGTTTTGGTGTCCTCCAAAATCAGTTAAAAATTTGGCTTCGCCAATAATATATTTTTTGTTAAATCTTGCCACGAAGTCTAGCCCTTTATGATGGTGATAATTTAAATGAGATTTGGCAAATTCTGCCATGATATTATCGCTTGCTCTTAAAATGGCATCGTTTTCATTCGCTATAAAATCATTTAAATCTACAGGTTCAACACCTAAAGATTTATTATTGAGCCAATCTTTAAACATAGGACC
This region includes:
- a CDS encoding agmatine deiminase family protein — translated: MKRMLAEFEKIQAVLMAFPHEFGDWAYCIKEARESFLNIIQTIAKHAKVLVCVHTSDTIGYETLKNLPGVEIVRIDTNDTWARDFGAISIENHGVLECLNFGFNGWGLKYPSNLDNLVNFKLKSLGLLKHPLKTMPYVLEGGSIESDGAGSILTNTQCLLEKNRNPHLNQHAIEEMLKKELGAKQVLWYSHGYLKGDDTDSHTDTLARFLDKDTIVYSACEDKNDEHYNALKKMQEELKTFKKLDGTPYKLIPLEIPKAIFDENHQRLPATYVNFLLCNNALIVPTYNDPNDALILETFKQHTPLEVIGIDCNTLIKQHGSLHCVTMQLY
- a CDS encoding DNA-methyltransferase, producing MIQIYHANAFEIIKDFYQQNLKVDAIITDPPYNISVKNNFSTLKSAKRQGIDFGEWDKNFKLLEWITRYAPLVNPNGCMVIFCSYRFMSYIADFLEENGFVVKDFIQWVKTNPMPRNLNRRYVQDTEFALWAVKKKAKWVFNKPNNEKYLRPLILKSPVVSGTERVKHPTQKSLALMEKIISIHTNPNHLVLDPFMGSGTTGLACKNLKRNFIGIELEKEYFQIAQKRLNLF
- a CDS encoding DNA cytosine methyltransferase, coding for MNYKILDLFCGAGGFSAGLERLKEFSTLIGLDCDKQALNTFENNHKNAVGICGDITQADIKEKVIELAKKLEINMIIGGPPCQGFSNKGKNLGLKDPRNFLFLEYIEIVKAIKPEIFIIENVKNLISCAKGYFLEEIKERLNALGYQLSYQILNAKDYGVPQSRERAFIVGATHFSFDFDLLEPSQSVSVQEAISDLAYLHSNEGAFESDYLNPIQSNYQALMRKDSPKLYNHQATNHSQSALEKLKLIDKEQGKECLPKNLHGKQQFKSTWGRLSWNKISPTIDTRFDTPSNGTNSHPELHRSITPREAARIQSFSDDYIFYGNKTSVCKQIGNAVPPLLALALGKAILKSLRK
- a CDS encoding site-specific DNA-methyltransferase produces the protein MQNLLIQAENSIALLFLLNDKNLKGRIDLIYIDPPFATNNHFTITNGRATTISNSKNGDIAYSDKVVGMDFIEFLKQRLVLLKELLSEQGSIYVHTDYKIGHYVKVMLDEIFGIQNFRNEITRIKCNPKNFKRIGYGNIKDMILFYSKGKNPIFNEPKIPYTPQDLEKRFPKIDKDKRRYTTVPIHAPGEVENGECSKAFKGMLPPKGRHWRTDIATLERWDKEGLIEYSHNNNPRKKIYALEQVGRRVQDIWEFKDPQYPSYPTEKNAQLLDLIIKTSSNKDSIVLDCFCGSGTTLKSAFLLQRKFIGIDNSDLAIQACKNKLETITKDLFVSQNFYDFLVF
- a CDS encoding tsp45I type II restriction enzyme family protein, which translates into the protein MNYWTKLSIEYANQRSYLDDLFQVYPTIPEGLREIDSKIWSNIEYHFKQKDNLALITELLNLDLFPIKDSYIAYLKRDKSALERNPRTINRICGRLYEMGLNKIFEKCSEPKETNRQIGPMFKDWLNNKSLGVEPVDLNDFIANENDAILRASDNIMAEFAKSHLNYHHHKGLDFVARFNKKYIIGEAKFLTDFGGHQNAQFNDAISTIETPNIKAIKVAILDGVLYIESNNKMRKLLDTIYKNYNIMSALVLREFLYQI